One part of the Nitrospirota bacterium genome encodes these proteins:
- a CDS encoding calcium-binding protein: MSQTNISIWLKFALQQMAAESYLDQLLFGRPLREILLDGNNDTRFVQPDANGNLPGKTRFTNVLADRFLSTYDILDHHANDATGFSATLMRDRTTGEYTLSFRSLEYQNQAEGGDWERDGLPGAAGEIAGTGFALAQLVSMERYYRDLKTSGLLPQNAVLNVTGYSLGGHLATVFSELHANEITATYTFNGAGRGRINGGTAGLSDADRIREMLQAAETRLLAINPSWFASGNTGNVYGDQQYQDVRQETILNFSTTTSFLPPGEIGMGTGFDKITQLVGQATHNDQPYVANSGIHGAPTTIFIEDQPNVDGLAGLFGQSGSFGTTHSLTLLVDALALMELFQQVDGTLLKETIEAIFAASSSQAASGLVGVSGIAEGNSLENALDALGKILVPGYTPTPFGRQTNDFGSLTFRNQFYTNLEAVRAAVGTQTYQIASFVTKSSSEIYAVARNADATGLAYRYALQELNPFAVVGPDYTPHNADGALDLYNSQTGQGTWTLNALNDRAELLAEKLKFTLADGTPTNASATLYEDKATIFNNGRNATATQVVIFGGIDNDPLDGRSGSDHLCGGAGEDVLNGFADQDYLEGNADNDELPGGSDNDILLGQQGNDQLFAEADNDRLNGGLGDDRLDGGTGLDTYFYHTGQGQDRIVDADRSGTIVFDGQTLVGGIRRQGAPADTYIRPDGQFTFVTSGLDGSVDQMVQRKVA; encoded by the coding sequence ATGAGTCAAACGAATATTTCGATTTGGTTGAAGTTTGCCCTGCAACAAATGGCCGCGGAGTCGTATCTTGATCAGCTCCTATTCGGACGGCCTCTTCGCGAGATTCTGTTAGACGGCAATAATGACACGCGATTTGTCCAGCCAGATGCGAATGGCAACCTTCCCGGCAAGACCCGCTTTACGAATGTGCTGGCTGATCGCTTCCTCAGTACCTACGACATCCTCGACCACCACGCCAATGATGCCACGGGGTTTTCGGCGACCCTCATGCGTGATCGGACGACTGGGGAATACACGTTGTCCTTCCGCAGCCTTGAATACCAGAATCAGGCCGAGGGCGGGGACTGGGAGCGGGACGGGTTGCCCGGCGCCGCCGGGGAAATTGCCGGGACCGGCTTTGCGCTCGCGCAGCTCGTGAGTATGGAACGCTACTACCGGGACCTGAAGACCTCAGGGCTATTGCCGCAGAATGCGGTCCTCAACGTCACCGGCTACTCGCTGGGCGGGCATCTGGCGACGGTGTTCAGCGAACTGCACGCGAATGAGATTACTGCCACGTATACCTTCAACGGCGCCGGTCGTGGTCGGATCAATGGAGGTACGGCAGGCCTGTCCGACGCGGACCGGATTCGGGAAATGCTGCAAGCCGCCGAAACCAGGCTGCTGGCCATCAATCCGTCCTGGTTTGCTAGTGGGAACACCGGGAACGTGTATGGTGACCAGCAGTACCAAGATGTGCGCCAAGAAACGATCTTGAATTTTAGCACCACGACCTCGTTCCTCCCGCCCGGCGAGATCGGGATGGGAACCGGCTTCGACAAAATCACGCAACTCGTGGGGCAGGCGACGCATAACGATCAACCCTATGTGGCGAACTCCGGGATTCACGGTGCTCCCACGACCATTTTTATTGAGGATCAACCGAATGTCGATGGACTTGCCGGGTTGTTCGGGCAGAGCGGCAGTTTTGGTACCACCCACAGCCTCACGCTTCTGGTGGATGCACTGGCGTTGATGGAGCTGTTTCAGCAGGTGGATGGTACGTTACTGAAGGAGACGATCGAGGCGATCTTTGCGGCCTCCTCCAGCCAAGCCGCGTCGGGCTTGGTCGGGGTGTCAGGAATTGCCGAGGGGAATTCGTTGGAGAACGCACTGGATGCGTTAGGCAAGATTCTGGTGCCGGGCTACACGCCGACTCCGTTTGGACGCCAAACGAATGACTTTGGGAGTCTCACGTTCAGAAATCAATTCTATACCAACCTCGAAGCCGTTCGGGCCGCAGTGGGGACGCAGACCTACCAGATCGCCAGCTTTGTTACCAAGAGCAGCAGTGAGATCTATGCAGTGGCCCGCAACGCCGATGCTACCGGGCTCGCGTATCGGTATGCGCTCCAGGAACTGAATCCCTTCGCCGTGGTCGGACCGGATTATACGCCACACAATGCGGACGGCGCGCTGGACCTCTACAACTCGCAAACGGGTCAAGGCACCTGGACGTTGAATGCGTTGAATGATCGGGCGGAGCTCCTGGCGGAGAAGCTGAAGTTCACGCTGGCGGACGGAACGCCCACCAACGCCAGCGCCACGTTGTATGAGGACAAGGCGACAATCTTCAATAATGGCAGGAATGCGACGGCGACACAGGTGGTCATCTTTGGAGGAATCGACAACGATCCCCTGGATGGACGATCGGGCAGCGATCATCTGTGTGGAGGAGCCGGTGAGGATGTCCTCAACGGCTTCGCCGACCAGGATTATCTCGAAGGCAATGCCGACAACGACGAGCTGCCTGGGGGCAGTGACAATGACATCCTCCTCGGCCAGCAAGGCAACGACCAGCTCTTTGCGGAAGCGGACAACGATCGGCTCAACGGCGGCCTGGGCGATGATCGGCTCGACGGGGGCACCGGGCTCGATACCTATTTTTATCACACGGGCCAGGGGCAGGATCGGATCGTCGATGCGGACCGGAGCGGCACGATTGTATTCGACGGGCAAACGCTGGTCGGTGGGATTCGTCGTCAAGGTGCACCCGCCGACACGTATATTCGTCCCGACGGCCAGTTCACGTTTGTCACGAGTGGTCTGGATGGCAGTGTCGATCAGATGGTCCAGAGAAAGGTGGCATAA